The sequence below is a genomic window from Ipomoea triloba cultivar NCNSP0323 chromosome 10, ASM357664v1.
CATAAATCTCGACTTATCTGGTTGAAACAGACTCTTATAGTTTTGATAGGCAGTGATGAGTGGATTTCACCCTCTTCTTACCAGACTCGTATAAAACAATGAATTTTACAAAGCAATGGCGATCCTGACTTTTTCAACCAGTTGGAAATCATTTATAACAAGTGTTATATCTGTTGAACCTGTAGAAATCTTCTTTAAGAATCACACAGCCATTTGCACCAATTACTCTCATTGTAATTGATTTTGTAGATTCCAATATATGCTCGAGCTAAGGATGTAAATCATTTATTAAATCTGAAGAAAGTGGGTGCAACAGATGCTATTCTTGAAAGTGCAGAGGTAATCTAATCCTTCCTCTTGTGATTTGTCTTATGAATAAATAAGGATTATTATGACAATCCATATATCCTTGCAGACAAGTTTACAGCTTGGCTCCAAATTGTTGAAAGGGCTTGGTGTAATGTCTGATGATGTATCTTTTCTGAGCCAACTGGTCCGAGATTCTATGGAGCTACAAGCCCAAGAAGCACTTGGTAAAACTGATGACCAAGATAAAGTTATGAAGCCATTGGAGGTAGTAATACATAGACATGTCCGCTTCGTTTAGTAGTATTCTTAACTAAAAGGTTAATTATGAGCTTTCTTAGATTTGCAAATAACAACTATCTATAAGTCTTTCTACTAATCCAGTCAAAATAGAGCGAGCTTATTTGAGAAGTGCACCCATCTTTAGTTAGATATATACCATTGGAATTATGGTTGCCACCTAGCTGTATGAGGATTGATGTTTGGGTTTATCGTTAAATTATACTAACTGTGGGAAAAATCTTTTGATTAGGTAAGAGTAGGGGATTTGGTTATGGCAAAAGAACCAATCCCTGATGAAGATGAAATATGGAGTATGGACCAGAAAGATGGAAATGATGAAAGTTTTGCCTTCACAGATACTGATCAGTTGACTCATGATGGTGAAAGCCATTTTGAAGATCTAGAAGATGAAACTGTGCTGTACAGTGACATTGATTCCAACAATTGTTTTCCTGTCAACGAAGAAAACGTCGAGAAAAGTGATACAGATGTAGTCCCCAAGGACAGTAGATAGAGAGCCGTTTCGTGCTGCTAAAGTTCTCAGCTTAGACATACTAACCCCAAAACAAACTTGGCATATATAATGCCTAATAGGTCATTTGTCATTAGTTCACATCTCATTGTATATTCAATTTTGTGATAGGGCATGCCCCATACAAACATGCATATCTGATGATGAAACATTTTTAGATTGCAGAATTAGAGAACTTTGCTGAGCTATACTCTGTACAGAATATGATCTTGTGTCAAAATCCAACGGTGGGGATTGCAGAACATTTTGTTCCTACACAAGTCCCCTTTGTAATGTGTAATGTACTAATTTTCTGCAGTATTGTCAAAATCCAATGGTGACAACTAAGGTTTCCAGGACACTCTGAAAGACATCCCTGCTTTATTGTTTCTTGTTTGAAAGACATTTCCTATGATTGTTTGTCATGTATTGACAAGAGTAAGCATGTTGAGGTAACTCCAGCCAAGTTCATCATGCTCttaacttggtaaccacaaaattataatttcgATTCTCAGCATGATTCCTCTCATCCATATTAGTTAAGTCCTATGACCTCAATAATCTTTGTTGTCTCACAAACTCCCCAACTTGGCCGTCTTATTGTCTCATTAGATTCAATGACCTCTCATCTAATAGAATCATTGTGTGTCACTAGATCATAAAGACATTGGCTCAGTTATACTCTTTagtataatacggagtatttaatagtcactttctattttttaaaaaataacattataaaaaaattatatttttattcatgtACGTTTTCTATGGGATAAGGTCTAAGACGGCACGTTGGCACTTCCTACATGAAGTTGAAGAAATAATAAATGCTCCGTATATGAAGAGCTTAAACTAATACTATGGGTGAGTTGGAAGAATGCCCGTAGACGAATTAAACGCGGAAATCAGGCTCAAAGTCCAACTATAGCTCTGTCTAGGCCTGGAGTCATCAGAATTCAGACATGGCTTTAGCTCCAACTCCTTCGTTACTAGCTCCCCAACCTTCCTGGTTCACTCCCAAAAGGTATTTATTCGATGTATTTTCTCACTAATGCTAAGGaatttaatgaaattgagaaaagCTTCTAGATTTTGCAATCTTGAGTCTATTTGGTTAAATGGGGTTGACTGATTTTACTCGTAAGGGCAGTTACTGAGGCTAATTTTGATAAGCTGTGCTGATTTTCTCGGGTTGTAAAGATGGGCTTTACTGATTCTGCGAAAGGAGTGATCTTTACTCAAAGGCTCGTGAAAGCTTCTGACTTGGGGGACATATTTGATTTTGGTTCTGAAATTTCTTGTTTGATTCTTCGGATTGATCTATTTACAATACACTTGAAGATTTTTTGTTCTTTACCACAGTCCTCAGGGCAGTGAAAAATCATTCTCCCTGCCCCCTTGGGAAGTTTGGGGTGGGTGGgtgtggggtggggtgggggtggggagtGGTGCCGTGGTGGTTATGGTTGTTTATGTAGTTTGAATTCATGAAAGTGTACACCTGCAAGTTGCATCTTGCTGGTAAGGTTGGGAACTGACTATTTAATTGGAATGGGAAACTTGGTTGCTTCACTGTTATCCTTGCTTATATATTGATTCTGATGGTTCTGTTACTAATGGTTTAGGTTGCTTGCAATTTTCTGCGCAATCAACTTACTAAATTATGTGGACCGTGGAGCTATAGCAAGCAATGGTGTCAATGGGAGCCCTAGAAGTTGTAGTGATAGTGGTACATGTTCATCTGGCAGTGGAATTCAGTAAGTATGCTTTATAAATGTTGCAACTTTTGAGTACTAATCCAGCTACATTCTCTTGTCATCAAGTGCTTGCTTAACACTTTGTCACTTCAATGACCAGATTTACATGTTTCTATAAACTCTATGGTTTATGCCATCACAGAGTTGTCATCCCTTTCAACCTCACACTAACTCTTAATCTTCTGTATGTAAACAGGGGCGATTTTAACTTGAACAATTTTCAGGATGGTGTCATATCATCTGCTTTCATGGTTGGGCTACTTGTGGCATCTCCAATATTTGCATCCTTGGCGAAAAGGTGATAAATGTCATTGTTTTTTCAACCATGAGACTAATAGACTTAGAATTCTTTAAGCAGACATTATTTTATCTCTTTTAGAGAAGTAAtgaaatgtattaaaaaattttgaaaagccAAAGACAATGCATTGTGATGTTAATAGTATTATACTTGTTGATGAAAGATTATTCAGAATGAAAGTAATTACTTTCTTACATGCAAATATGATGTTTGTGAACCTTGCAGTGTGAATCCATTTAGGCTTATTGGAGTTGGACTGACAGTCTGGACCTTGGCAACTGCCGGTTGTGGATTTTCGTTTGACTTCTGGTCAATTACAATATTCCGGATGTAAGTTAGAGTAACTCCCCCATTCCCCCACCCCTTCTCTTCCCCTTCTAATTGTTATGGGGTTTTCTTGTCGTCCTGCTTCCttactttcctttctttcctcCTAAATCAGGTTTGTAGGTGTTGGTGAAGCTTCTTTTATTAGTCTTGCCGCTCCATTCATTGATGATAATGCCCCAGTTGAGCAGGTTTGGCTCTTGTTTCATTTCAGATACCCCATTTAGCCAGAtctttttctttaatgtttTAGCTGAAATTTCCCCTTATCAGAAAACAGCATGGCTGGGAATATTCTACATGTGCATTCCATCTGGGATTGCAGTTGGCTATGTCTATGGTGGATTGGTACGTATGCTATTTGCTGTTACTGAGTTTAAAGTTCTTTTGGAAAATATCTGTCTAATCGATTTGGTTCTAGAAGCTGCGTGCATAGTGTGACTATGTTTGGATTGTGATTGCATTAAATCACATCTAATTTTCTAttcccttttaaaaaaatcatttcgccctttttttttaatataaatatcttcTTGAACCGCCATAACTGACAACTGTCACTCTTCTCTTCTCATAGGTTGGATCTTATCTTACTTGGCATTGGGCCTTTTGGATTGAAGCTTTATTGATGCTTCCTTTTGCTATTCTAGGTTTTGTAATGAAACCATTACAATTGAAAGGTGCATTTAGGTACATTTTGCTCTGACCGTGCTAGCATTTTCCACCTATTTCTTACAATTAGTTTTGCAGGGTTCTCTCACACTGAACCAGAAAAGGCATTGATTTCTGTGGAGACTGATTGCTTAGGAGATGAAGGTACGGCTAATCAATATTGATGTGCATGAGAATATGTTGGTGTAGATTTCACTTGATTTACTTTATTTGCTATATGATGTTGGGTTCGGCTCTTTATCAAGTGTTTGGTCTTTGGTCTGATAGGTGATATCAAACAATTGTATAAATGCAAGTGGGGTTTAGCTAAGCATTTATTGTACTATACCCGATCTTTCTTCCTCTGTCCCATAGTACTCTCTGTTTCTATTTTGGGGTACCTTATAAATTGTCGTCAATTGAGTTAACTTTCTTGATATTTCTTCtctttacaattatatataatttgtaagttAAACTAGAATATCCATAAGGCCAAACCAGTTTATTGAAATCAAagtggatatatataatgtagcTGTGTACGGTGGAATTTGATTTAGAATTTTGTATCAAATGCAGTTGCTTCGATTGGTAAAGATGGTTCCATTGAAGCCACCAAAGCTTCCAGGTAATGAATTTTCCTAACTTTATGGAAGTATGGAATGGCTTCATGATTGAAGAAAGCTGCACAACCGCTACCGTTATGTCTAAGAAATATTATTTAACTTGAAAGGCATTGATTATATCTCACAAAGGCATGGACATTCTTTACTTCTCTACACCCATTTATgatttatgttgattttttttaattgtaggtCAAGCGATGCTGATAGTTATTCAGATCATCTCATGAGAGTTTTGAAAGATATGAAATGTCTTTTGGTTGAAAGGGTTTATGTTGTGAATGTGCTAGGTACGTTTTTCACCCTTGTCTTGACTCCTCTGACTGGCCTCCTTCCTTTACAATAATAACTAGTAGATATAATCatttatagtaaaaaaataaaaataaaaattataagttgAAGATTTGATCAACATGTAAGCATGTTGTCTTGTTTTACTGGTTGACGGGCAATCTAGATGTGATACAAAACCCCCTCTCAtatggaaaaaccaatatggccagcactttgccccttaattgggccggctTGGTGCGAGcggggattagtctgagtatggtacaggcttaaaggtgcctcctatAGTTAGGCCTACTCAAGACACCTCATGgtcttaaacaaaaaaaaaagttaattcaaAATCTTGTGTTACAATAGATATTCTCAAAGTTACCGTGcttagttctattttttttctttgtgaatTGCCTTTGCAGGATATATAGCGTATAATTTTGTAATAGGTGCATACTCTTATTGGGGACCAAAGGCTGGTTACAGCATATATCATATGGTAAGTTGTTGGACCCTTGTATGTAGTAGAtaagttttcaaatttaatGGTAGGAAAGCCACATTTTAATGTTTCGGATAAGACCTCTTCCATCTCTGAATTGTGGAAGAAATGTATAACGCCTCTTTctgtctttatattcatattttcatatatatactgATATAGACGATTTAAGCTAATGCACTAAACTATTTCCTACCAAGTTGCATCCATTAGGCTACATGAATCTTATGTTCTCTGTATATTTGACTGTGTTTTTATCTACTACTTGCTTTTTCGTTTGCAAAATACAAAGGCAAGGAAAGAAATAGTTTCTCCGTAATTGATTTCTCATTTGGGTCTACTGCAGAGCAATGCGGATTTGCTCTTTGGAGGAGTTACAATTGTATGTGGAATATTTGGATCACTAGCCGGTGGCTATGTTTTGGATCTCATGAATTCTACACTAACTAATGCTTTCAAGGTATAGATTCCCTTGCCATTGACCCCTTTTTTGTGTCATTCTGAAGTTCTTTAGGTTTTTTTTAGTCCTACTTCAATTGTTAATAAAACACCGGGACGTGTCCAAAACTACATACTAATATTGGGTATATCTACCtcaaatgttttgttttgttttgttggatAACTATAAACATCAAATTCACCTCCA
It includes:
- the LOC116032874 gene encoding probable sphingolipid transporter spinster homolog 2, with amino-acid sequence MALAPTPSLLAPQPSWFTPKRLLAIFCAINLLNYVDRGAIASNGVNGSPRSCSDSGTCSSGSGIQGDFNLNNFQDGVISSAFMVGLLVASPIFASLAKSVNPFRLIGVGLTVWTLATAGCGFSFDFWSITIFRMFVGVGEASFISLAAPFIDDNAPVEQKTAWLGIFYMCIPSGIAVGYVYGGLVGSYLTWHWAFWIEALLMLPFAILGFVMKPLQLKGFSHTEPEKALISVETDCLGDEVASIGKDGSIEATKASRSSDADSYSDHLMRVLKDMKCLLVERVYVVNVLGYIAYNFVIGAYSYWGPKAGYSIYHMSNADLLFGGVTIVCGIFGSLAGGYVLDLMNSTLTNAFKLLSVATFLGAIFCFAAFCFKSLYAFIVLFAIGELLVFATQGPVNYVCLHSVKPSLRPLSMAISTVSIHIFGDVPSSPLVGVLQDHINDWRISALVLTSVLFLASGIWFIGIFLHSVDRFNEDSEHSIPIPDRSSTTPLLEENSAERSV